The following is a genomic window from Candidatus Vondammii sp. HM_W22.
TCTAGCACCTTGGCGAGAATTTTCGTTTCTGGACGGAGACTAAATTTTGGGAAATCCTCGAAATTTTCTTCAATGGGCGTTAAATTAGACAGCAGACTAAACAGGAATGAGTCAAGTGGCAAAAACAGTTAATAAAAAACCGGACCCTTTCGTCAACTGGTTCCGCAGTTCATCGCCCTACATCCATGCTCACCGAGGGAAGACCATGGTGATCGGGTTTGGAGGGGAGGCTGTTGCGGATAGCCATTTCCCTAACCTGATTCACGACATTGCTTTGCTCCATGGCCTGGGTATCAAACTGATACTGGTGCATGGGGCACGGCCCCAGATCGAAGAGCAGCTAGGGCTGTGCAATGCTGAAATGCAATATATCAACGGCCTGCGTGTCACTGATGATACTGCCTTGCAGTGTGTCAAAGAGGCAGCCGGGACGGTCCGGGTGGAGATTGAAGCACTGCTCTCCATGGGTCTGGCAAATTCCCCTATGGCAGGTGCCAAGATTCGTGTCGCATCGGGTAACTTTGTTACCGCAAGGCCGATCGGCGTGATGGATGGCGCCGACTATGGCCACACCGGTCAGGTGCGGCGGATTGATACTGCGGCCATTCGGAATGTGCTGGAGGCCGGCTCCATCGCGCTTATTCCACCCCTGGGTTACTCGCCCACGGGAGAAGTCTTTAATTTGAGTGCCGCCGATGTCGCCAGCTCGATTGCTATCAGCCTGGGCGCTGACAAACTGATTACCCTGGTAGAGGGGAAAGGGCTCGCCAACGCAAAAGGACAACTCCTGACCAATGTGATACCGAAGCAGGTGGATGCCATCCTGAAGCGGAGAAAGCGTTTGCCGGAGGAACTGACGCAACAACTGCGCAGCGCAGTCAAAGCTTGCCGTAGCGGTGTCGACCGGATTCATCTGCTGGGACGACAGGTCGACGGCGTGTTGCTGAAAGAGCTGTTCATGCGTGATGGCGTCGGCACCATGCTTACGGCCGAGCCTTATGAAGAGATCCGCACCGCCCGCACAGAAGATCTCGGGGGACTGCTTGAACTGCTCGCCCCGATGGAAGAGAGCGGCATATTGGTGCGTCGCTCCAGAGAACGTCTGGAGACCGAGATCGACCAGTACACTGTGGTTGAACTGGATGGCATGATCATCGGTTGTGCCGCGCTCCTCTGTTATCCGAATGAGAAAATGGCTGAGCTAGCCTGTGTGGCCGTACACCCTGACTACCGTAATGGAGGTAGAGGTGACTTGCTGCTGTCTCACATGGAACAGAGGGCAAGAAAAGAGGCAATGGAAAAGATGTTTGTGCTGACCACCCAGACTGCGCATTGGTTCAGAGAACGGGGATTTACGCCATTGCTAGCCAAAGCCTTGCCGATAAAACGCCAGGAACTTTACAACTTTCAGCGCAACTCAAAGGTTTTTGTGAAGACGCTGTAAACGAATTATCTCTCTATGTTGCGCTTCCAGGTAAACTCACATCCTAGAATTATTTGGAGGTAGCCGACATCCAACAATAAAAAATCAAACGATACCCAGGATATTATACGGTGGACGCACGATCAGAAGATTGCTCAGCATTGCCATTGAGGTAGACAGGCGATATCTCCTCTGGTTCATCAACCGAAGCTTTAGCCGGACGCTGTAAGTCACTCTAGAAAAATTTGATCAACGGGTTGTCAGACCAGTGAACCAGATTCAGAAAACCCTCATAATCTTCCACTAAGTTACTTGTATTACAGTATAGAGAACCTCTGAAAACCTTCCAAAATCAGCGATAATAGTAACCAATTCAACCAACCATTGATAAAAACCATGCAACCGAGTTTTTTGATCATCAAGACTGACTTGAACTCCTTGAGCAACTGGGAGACCCGCTGCCAAAGTTGGAAAGGATCGTAGACTGGGGGGCTTTTCGGGTATTGTTGGGCTCAGTTTATAAAAATAGTGATCCCTGTAAAGGTGGGTGTCCACCTTGCGATGCGGTACTGATGTTCAAGGTGTTGGTCCTACCCCATTTGTACAATCTGTCTGATGCTAAAACACAGTTCCAAATGCAGGATAGCTATAGTTTTTGTCATTTTCTTGGGCTGAACCCGTGGTAATCCTCCCGGGAAGTAGCTGACGCCAAAAGTAGAATTTTCTCGTAATATGAACGCAGGAGATTCTGCATGAAGACATCAAGATTCAAGGACAGCCAGATCATTGCTATTCTCAAGCAGGCTGAGACTGTCACACCAGTTTCCGATCTGTGCCGGGAGCATGGCATGAGCAGTGCCACCTTCTACAAGTGGCGCGCCAAATACGGCGGCATGGACGCCTCTCTCATGAAGCGTATGAAGGAACTCGAGGATGAGAACCGGCGACTCAAGAAGATGTACGCCGAGACCAAATTAGAGGCGGAGATCGTCAAGGAGGCCCTGGCAAAAAAGTGGTAAGGCCATCTCGTCGCAAGGAGATGGCCAAGATCGGAGCTACGCAGGATGGCGTGTCGGTACGCCTAGCTTGTCGTGCATTCTGTATCAGCGAGACCTGCTATCGCTATCAGGCCAAGCATTCGAGCGACAACGCACTGATTGCAGATTGGTTACTCCGATTGACGATGACCAATCGAACCTGGGGTTTCGAGTTATGCTATTTGTACCTGCGCAATGTGAAGGGTTACCCCTACAATCATAAACGTGTATACCGCATATACAGGGAGTTTGAGCTGAACTTGCGGATCAAGCCCAAACGTCGATTGAAGCGCGACGTGCCGGATGCGCTAGCTGTACCTCGTCAAATTAACATCATGTGGTCGATGGATTTTATGCATGACAGCCTAGCCGATGGCCGTAGCTTCAGGACGTTCAATGTCATCGACGACTACAATCGTGAGGGGCTGGGTATTGAGGTGGACTTCTCGTTACCGGCAGTTCGTGTCATTCGTGCACTGGAACAGATCATCGAGTGGCGAGGCAAGCCAAATTCCATTCGCTGCGACAATGGCCCCGAACTAATCAGTGGTCAACTGATGGAGTGGGCAGAGAAACAATGGATTAAGTTACACTATATCCAGCCCGGCAACCCGCAACAGAACGCGTACGTGGAGCTTTTTAACAGAACAGTTCGACATGAATGGCTGAACCAGCATCTCTTTGAGTCGATCGAGTATGCCCAGCACACCGCCACTCAATGGTTGTGGCGCTACAATACAGAGCGGCCAAACATGGCCATTGGAGGAATAACACCGTATCAGAAGTTGGCGCAAGCCGCATAAGCTCTACTTTTGTGCGCAGCTAAAAATGGGGGGATTACCGGTGTATGTGTGGGCAGACGGTGTCTACAGCGGACAGAGAGCAGAGCAGACGAAGCTGTGTGCCCTGGTGGTGATCGGCGTGAATGAGCGTGGTGAGAAGCATTTTCTGGCAATTGAGGATGGTGTACGGGAGTCCACACAGAGCTGGCGGGAGGTGCTGTTAAAACTGAAGTCACGCGGACTAAACCCGCCAAAATTGGCAATCGGAGACGGTGCTATGGGCTTCTGGGCTGCACTGGAGGAAGTGTATCCAGGGACGCGCACAAAACCATGAACGTGCTGAACTGCCTGCCAAGGTCAGCTCAGCCGAAAGCGAAGCAGGCACTGCACAACATCTGGCAGTCGGAGACCCAGGCCGATGCGGAAAAGGCCTTTGATCTGTTTATCAAAACGTATGAGCCAAAGTATCCGAAGGCTGACATCTGTCTGCACAAAGACCGAGAGGAACTGATGGCTTTCTATCAATTTCCTGCGCAGCATTGGCAGAGTATTCGGACCAGCAATCCGATTGAATCCACCTTCGGGACAATCCGCCATCGAACCAAGCGTTCCAAGGGCTGCCTATCGCGTGACGGCATGCTACACATGATGTTCAAACTCGGCCGGTGTGCCGAGAAGAAGTGGAGACGATTACGGGGTTTCGATTATCTTGCGAAGGTGATAACCGGAATCAAATTTAAAGATGGTGTTGAGGTAGCAGGAGTCGATCAGGTCGCCGCTTGATTCAACTGGCTAAACACCAGATTTGACTATAACTCATTGTTGGCCGAGTGGGAGGCGTTCGCCAGCCTGCCGGACACCTGCATCGGCAGCACCCTGACACTCCAGGAGCGCCGGGGCGTGCTGGTGCAACATCTGACCGCCACGGGTGTGAAATGCCCCCATTCTATGGCCACTTGGCGTGTTAGGTTCTCCGCATTTCACGTAATCCAAAATACGCCATCTCTGGCGTGACGTAGTGTTGTGAACTGTGGGGTCGCCGCTCATTATATCGGCAACGCCACTGTTCAATAACAACTCTGGCTTCGGTCAGGCTACCAAATATCTCTGCATTTAAACACTCCTTGCGGAAAATGCCGTTGAAGCTTTCATTGCTGCCATTTTGCCAGGGTTTTCCCGGTTCAATATTGGCTAGCTTAATATCATCCTTTTCCAGTTCCTCGCGCAGTACGAAGGCCAACAGCTCAGCTCCGTTGTCGCTGCGAATGGCTCGGGGAATTCCGTAGCGAATGATTAATTCACGTAGCACCGCTTTCACGTGTTGACTCTGTAGGTATCGACCAGTTTTGATTGCCAGACAATAACCGGTTGCTTCGTCCTTGACCGTCAAGCACCGCAGAGGCTCTGCGTCATGATAGCGGTCATGTACGAAATCACATGCCCACACATCATTCCGTCGTAGCGCCAATCCCTCCAGTTTTACCCCAGTGCGAATCTTCCGTCGAGGGCGATAAGGCGGCAAACACAGGCCATTAAGCCGCCAGAGTCGATATACGCGTTTGTTGTTTACCTGCCAACCTCTGAGCCGCAGATAGGCGCCTGATAAACGATAGCCCCAACTGGGATCCTCCCGCACCACTACACGCAACGCGGCCGACAGATGCCGGTCACGACGTTCTCGTTTTGAACTATAATGAAGCCCCGATCGCGGTGTCGTACAAAGCCAGCTTGCTCGCCTTTGGCTAAGGCCCCGTTCAATAGCAAACAATGCCATGGCGCGCTTCGCGCGGGGGCTCACCACTTTTTTGCTTGTATCTCCTTCATGACCTCTACTTCCAGGTCACGTTCTGCTAGCAGCTTTTTGAGCCGCATGTTCTCATCCTTGACTCGCTTTAGCTCCCGCACATCTGAAACTTCCATCCCGGCATACTTGTTGCGCCAACGGTAGATCGACTGCTCCGATACGCCGTGTTTGCGTGCTGCCGCTACGGCCGTTGTTGCCTCTGCATCGCGCAGTACAGCCACGATCTGCTCATCTGAAAAATGTCCCTTCTTCATCCTGGTTCTCCTCAGGTAGAGGAAAACCTAACATACCACTGGTCTAGTGTTCGGGGGGCAATCCACCCTCGATTGTAGTGCTCTCGCCATTGATCAATTTCATGTCTAGAGTTATAGTCAAATCTGGTGTTTAGCCAGTTGAATCAAGCGGCGACCTGATCGACTCTTGCTACCTCAACACCCTCGTTAAATTTGATTCCGGTTATCACCTTCGCCAGATAATCGAAACCCCGTAATCGTCTCCACTTCTTCTCGGCACACCGGCCGAGTTTGAACATCATGTGTAGCATGCCGTCACGCGATAGGCAGCCCTTGGAACGCTTGGTTCGATGGCGGATTGTCCCGAAGGTGGATTCAATCGGATTGCTGGTCCGAATACTCTGCCAATGCTGCGCAGGAAATTGATAGAAAGCCATCAGTTCCTCTCGGTCTTTGTGCAGACAGATGTCAGCCTTCGGATACTTTGGCTCATACGTTTTGATAAACAGATCAAAGGCCTTTTCCGCATCGGCCTGGGTCTCCGACTGCCAGATGTTGTGCAGTGCCTGCTTCGCTTTCGGCTGAGCTGACCTTGGCAGGCAGTTCAGCACGTTCATGGTTTTGTGCATCCAGCAGCGCTGCTGACGCGTCTCTGGATACACTTCCTCCAGTGCAGCCCAGAAGCCCATAGCACCGTCTCCGATTGCCAATTTTGGCGGGTTTAGTCCGCGTCACTTCAGTTTTAACAGCACCTCCCGCCAGCTCTGTGTGGACTCCCGTACACCATCCTCAATTGCCAGAAAATGCTTCTCACCACGCTCATTCACGCCGATCACCACCAGGGCACACAGCTTCGTCTGCTCTGCTCTCAATCCGCTATAGACACCGTCTGCCCACACATACACCCAATGGCGCTTATCCAGACGCTCTTCGCACCAGCCCCGATATTCTTCTGCCCAGACCTGCTTCAGACGCGACACCGTGCCGGCCGACAAGCCTGTTGCATCTGGAACCACCAGCACTTTCAAGGCTTCACCCATCTCTCCACTGGAAATCCCCTTCAGGTAGAGCCACGCCAGCGCCGTTTCCAGTGACTTCGTCTTGCGTACATACGGCGGCACCAGAGCTGATCGGAACGTCACCGGCTCGCCGGTCTTCGCTCGTACTTTGGGGATCTTGACCGTGACCGGCCCCAATCCTGTCTGCAGTTTACGAGCTGGCAGGTGACCATTACGCACCACACCCGTCTTGCCATCCTCTGTCCGTCGCTCGACGTGCTCCGCCAACAGCTCCAGCAGCTCGGCCTCCACCGCCTGGTAGATCAACTGCTCTGCACCGCTTCTCAGCAACTCTGTCAGCGGATCGATAATCGTACCGCGACCTGCCAGCTTAACAACGTTATTCTTACTCGTGGTGGCGTATCTCCAATGGTTGTTTTGATGTCTCGCAACAACAAATCAACCAGATACCCCGCTCTTTTTCAATTCCTTTATAACTCTCATGTCTAGCGTCATCAATGGACCTGAACCAATGCTGATTTAAGCATTCATTTCTGAATTTACCGTTTAAGCTTTCTACAAACGCATTCTGAGTAGGCTTACCTGGCTGAATAAAACCTAGCTTAACGCCACTTTCTTTTTGCCAGTAGAACATCGCCTTGCTAGTAAACTCAGTACCGTTGTCGCAGATTATTTGATCCGGAGCGCTCCTTAGCTCAATCACCTGAGTTAAAAAACGAGCGACCTGGTGACCATTGATCGAGAAGTCAGAGAGCTGGCCAATAACTTCTCTTGAGTAATCATCAATCACATTAAATACTCGAAAGCGGCGACCATTAGCCAACTGATCACTGACAAAATCCATTGACCAGCGTATGTTTTTACCAATGGGCATAATCATTGGCATTCTTGGTCGTATTATCTTCTTGCGTTTTTTAGTCCTCACTTGAAGACCTTCTTCGTTATAGACTCGGGAGGTCCGCTTCTTGTTTTTCACAAGCCTCTCACCTCTCAGGAGGCCATGTAAAAACAAATAACCATAACTCGGATGCTTCTTTGCTAACTCAAGTAACCGTTTGCGTAGAGGCTCATCTTTTCCCCATTGAGTAACGTACCGAAAAGCGGTTCTACTTAAGCCTACTAATTGGCAAGTTCTACGCTCACTTAATTTGAATCGTGACTTAAGGTAGATCACGATTTGTTTTCTATCAGCAGGCTTTACCACTTTTTTGAGAGCACATCCTTCATCGCCTCAGCTTCAAGCATTTTCTCGGTAAGTAACTTCTTAAGCTTGTTGTTTTCGCTTTCAAGCTCTTTGAGCCGTTTGGCTTCTGAGATATCCATGCCGGCGTACTTGCTTCGCCAGTTATAAAAGCACCCGGTTGAAATGCCGAACTGACGACAAATGTCATCAACTTTTACTCCTAACTCATGCTGCTTGATGGCACCAATAATTTGCTCTTCTCTGTAACGCTTCTTCTTCATGTTGAGATCTCCTAACATACAGACTAATTGGAAATCTCATCCTTGTCATGGCTCTATTTTTGGGGGAAAGGCCAGCTCTCTCAACGCTATCACCTTCCCAGTGGCCAAGGCGACGATGGTTGCCAATACTCAAAGGACGATCATGGATGCTGACACGATTGGGTATCAAACCACGCCCAGTCCCGTATTGCTGCTGTCTTAGACGCTTTTTGTGCCGCCTCAGTAGATGTTGGTACAAAAAACCGTCTTGTGCAGCATCCTCGTATATCCATCGATAGATACCTTCCGGGCTAATCCGCAGACATGCACTTCTAGGGTGATCTAGCTTGAGGCGTCCAGCCATTGTTTCCGGTGACCAATCCTCCCGTAACCTCTCGGTGACATAATGCAGGCGTTTTTTATGTGATGGCGTTCTTTTGCACTAAAATGACCATAAGACATGATTTGTGGTGCCCCTGTATAAATAAGATTTCATAACCTCATTTTATCAAGCATTCAGATCATCTCTTTATTAGTCATCCAGGTGGTGAATTTTGGTGTTGAATCCACCATGTCAATTACCCTTGCCTGCTGGTGGCACCTAATGCAAACGATTGGTAGACACCAAGGGTTTTATCAAGCATTCCACTTTTTAAATAAACCCGGTTCTCTTCCACATCAGGCATCTCGCCATCTATAACAGCGATTATTTTATCGATAGCAGCCTCGATACTGTTTAGCGGTATTTTTCCATATGGATAGAGTGCGCCAAGCACCTCACTTACACCACCGTGATCATAGCCAATTACCGGCACTCTCATTGAAAGCGCTTCAAGAACAGTTCGCCCGAATGACTCCGACTTTGTCGACAGAGACAATACAGCGTGGCATTGTGAATAGATTTCCCTGAGGTCTGAACGGTACCCGGTAAATATAATCTCATTTTTCAGCCGTTTTTCTTCAACGGCATCATATAGTTCCTGCGCATAGCACAGGCGTCTGGGATCTTCCCCGCCAATAACAATCCCGATAACCTGCTTGCCCTTCTGCTTAAGCTGGGCAATTATCTCAAAAAACGCATGATGTCCCTTGAGTCGCGTAAGGCGTCCGGGAAGCGCTAATACAATCCGACCCTTCAATTTAGGATAGAGCGCATCCCAGGTTTTCTGCCAATCTCCCGACGGTTGAAAATTTTTCGTAAAAACAGATGGATCAACCCCACGATAGATGACCTTTATTCTACTCGGGTCTGTGTTGGGATAGTTATCCAAGACATACTGCTTAACCGCATCAGATACCGCAATGACAATTTCGCCCTTGGTCATAATCGCACTGTATGAAGAAACTGAGTAGAGTCCGTGGACGGTTGAAACCAGTCTCGGCCTGCTATTGGGGTCCATCCCTTTCCATGCAAGATAGATTACCCAGGCGGGAACTCTCGATCGGACATGTACGATATCGATCTTCTCACGCTGAAGAAAACGGCGAAGTGACCAGATAAGCCTTAGAGTCCAAAATGATTTTTTTCCTATGGCGCAATTGTAATGTTGACTCCCTTCCCGTTCCAACACCTCAACCAGACGCCCGCCTTCTGACATAACCAGTGATCTATGTCCCCGCCGAACCAATTCAGCAGCAACCTCCAAAGTGCCGCGTTCAACACCACCGCTATCCAGCGCAGGCAACACCTGCAACACTTTTAGTGTTATTTCAGCCATTGGTTATAAATCCAATCGGCACACCTTCGTGCCTCGTTAAAAGGCGCTGCCTGTTGAGCCATCTCCTGGTCGCTTTGCCACACATTAAAAGGCGTTACCTGTCTATCGGTCACCAGTGATTTGATACCGCACACCACACGCCCCTGTCTCTTGCCAGGCAATTGCAGCAACCCAACCACTGCACCTGAGGTTAGTGCCTCGTAGATCATCGAGACAGAATCTTCCGTCACCCATACTGTATGACTACGACTCAACTGCGACCCTACCCAGCCAGAGTCTGTCTGTTCCCAAGGGATGATTTCCAGGTTACCTTGGCTTCTCCCTCTAAGTTCTGGCAAAAAAGAAGTGGGTGTACGCCGTGAATTGGTAAGCATAAAGTGGTTTCTGGTGCCTGTGCCGGCAATCGACAACACCTGCCTAATCACCCGATTATCATTCCAGTCAAAATGCCCGGAGTTACCTCCAATCAGAAACAGAACCTGTTCCTTGGGTAACAATGGTGAGGCCTCTATCGGATTGAGCACGCCCCGAGTAACAATAACATTGTTAGCATCGGGCTGATCATGCTGAGGTGCAATACAGAGATCAAACAACCTCAATGGTAAGCTCGGCTTCATCAATACAACAGAGTGACCGCCATATTTTCTTCGGGCCGCCAGCAGCGCAAAATGGGTAGCGTGGCCGGCACCAAGAATAAGGTCAGGTACAGGTAGGTCAACCCCATCAGGAAAACACCTCATCAACCAGTCAGACAGGTGAGTTAACTTCGGCCTGACCGGTATATCCATACGCTCAATGGGCAATAGATGGTCCAGTGCCCGACAGAGACCAAGCGTCTGATTTTCGTGCCCGGGCTTCCCATCAATCAGCCGCCAGACAACGCAGGCATTATCTTTGGGCGGTTGTTTCACTCGGCCAAATGAGTCTGATGCTAGTCAGCCAGCTCATAGCTGGCGCCACAATAGGGACATACAGCCAGACCCGTTTTCTCGATGGGGAGAAATACTCTGGGGTGAATTTCCGCTGCGTCAGTCTGTTTACCCGGACAGCACAGAGGAAGGTCATTTTGGTGGACTTTGATCGTTTCTACAGATTGATCGATTGTTGCGTTTTTTGTCATTTTCACTCTCTGCCTAGTTAGCTGTACAGTGCACTAAAAAAGACACTTTAGTAGAATCAAACGTAGGTAAGCCATTCTGGATGTTCATCCCGATGGCCCTCAACCTGATCAAAATAGAGCGCTTGCAGACGCTCTGTTATGGGGCCGCGACCACCATTGCCGATGGCACGGTTATCCACCTCCCGAATAGGGGTTACCTCTGCTGCAGATCCGGTAAAGAAGGCTTCATCTGCAATATAGACTTCATCACGGGTTATCCGCTTCTCCACCACCGGAATACCCAGCTCTTCCGCCAGAACAAAGAGCGTTCTGCGGGTTATGCCATCCAGGGCAGAAGATAGGTCTGGAGTATAGATAACACCATTCTTCACAATAAAGACATTTTCACCGGAACCTTCCATGACAAAGCCCTGGGTATCCAGCAATAGTGCCTCATCATAACCATCGTCCAGCGCCTCTTTCAGCGCCAGCATGGAATTCATGTAGTTGCCGTTAGCCTTAGCGCGGCACATGGTGATATTGACATGGTGGCGCGTAAATGAAGAGACGCGCACCCGGATACCATTCTTCATGTTCTCTTCGCCCAGGTAGGACCCCCACTCCCAGGCCGCAATCATGACATGCACTTGAAGATTGTCTGC
Proteins encoded in this region:
- the argA gene encoding amino-acid N-acetyltransferase — encoded protein: MSQVAKTVNKKPDPFVNWFRSSSPYIHAHRGKTMVIGFGGEAVADSHFPNLIHDIALLHGLGIKLILVHGARPQIEEQLGLCNAEMQYINGLRVTDDTALQCVKEAAGTVRVEIEALLSMGLANSPMAGAKIRVASGNFVTARPIGVMDGADYGHTGQVRRIDTAAIRNVLEAGSIALIPPLGYSPTGEVFNLSAADVASSIAISLGADKLITLVEGKGLANAKGQLLTNVIPKQVDAILKRRKRLPEELTQQLRSAVKACRSGVDRIHLLGRQVDGVLLKELFMRDGVGTMLTAEPYEEIRTARTEDLGGLLELLAPMEESGILVRRSRERLETEIDQYTVVELDGMIIGCAALLCYPNEKMAELACVAVHPDYRNGGRGDLLLSHMEQRARKEAMEKMFVLTTQTAHWFRERGFTPLLAKALPIKRQELYNFQRNSKVFVKTL
- a CDS encoding transposase, with protein sequence MFKVLVLPHLYNLSDAKTQFQMQDSYSFCHFLGLNPW
- a CDS encoding IS3 family transposase (programmed frameshift) is translated as MKTSRFKDSQIIAILKQAETVTPVSDLCREHGMSSATFYKWRAKYGGMDASLMKRMKELEDENRRLKKMYAETKLEAEIVKEALGKKVVRPSRRKEMAKIGATQDGVSVRLACRAFCISETCYRYQAKHSSDNALIADWLLRLTMTNRTWGFELCYLYLRNVKGYPYNHKRVYRIYREFELNLRIKPKRRLKRDVPDALAVPRQINIMWSMDFMHDSLADGRSFRTFNVIDDYNREGLGIEVDFSLPAVRVIRALEQIIEWRGKPNSIRCDNGPELISGQLMEWAEKQWIKLHYIQPGNPQQNAYVELFNRTVRHEWLNQHLFESIEYAQHTATQWLWRYNTERPNMAIGGITPYQKLAQAA
- a CDS encoding IS3 family transposase, which produces MALFAIERGLSQRRASWLCTTPRSGLHYSSKRERRDRHLSAALRVVVREDPSWGYRLSGAYLRLRGWQVNNKRVYRLWRLNGLCLPPYRPRRKIRTGVKLEGLALRRNDVWACDFVHDRYHDAEPLRCLTVKDEATGYCLAIKTGRYLQSQHVKAVLRELIIRYGIPRAIRSDNGAELLAFVLREELEKDDIKLANIEPGKPWQNGSNESFNGIFRKECLNAEIFGSLTEARVVIEQWRCRYNERRPHSSQHYVTPEMAYFGLREMRRT
- a CDS encoding transposase → MKKGHFSDEQIVAVLRDAEATTAVAAARKHGVSEQSIYRWRNKYAGMEVSDVRELKRVKDENMRLKKLLAERDLEVEVMKEIQAKKW
- a CDS encoding IS30 family transposase — translated: MHYVTERLREDWSPETMAGRLKLDHPRSACLRISPEGIYRWIYEDAAQDGFLYQHLLRRHKKRLRQQQYGTGRGLIPNRVSIHDRPLSIGNHRRLGHWEGDSVERAGLSPKNRAMTRMRFPISLYVRRSQHEEEALQRRANYWCHQAA
- a CDS encoding glycosyltransferase family 4 protein, whose protein sequence is MAEITLKVLQVLPALDSGGVERGTLEVAAELVRRGHRSLVMSEGGRLVEVLEREGSQHYNCAIGKKSFWTLRLIWSLRRFLQREKIDIVHVRSRVPAWVIYLAWKGMDPNSRPRLVSTVHGLYSVSSYSAIMTKGEIVIAVSDAVKQYVLDNYPNTDPSRIKVIYRGVDPSVFTKNFQPSGDWQKTWDALYPKLKGRIVLALPGRLTRLKGHHAFFEIIAQLKQKGKQVIGIVIGGEDPRRLCYAQELYDAVEEKRLKNEIIFTGYRSDLREIYSQCHAVLSLSTKSESFGRTVLEALSMRVPVIGYDHGGVSEVLGALYPYGKIPLNSIEAAIDKIIAVIDGEMPDVEENRVYLKSGMLDKTLGVYQSFALGATSRQG
- a CDS encoding mitochondrial fission ELM1 family protein; the protein is MKQPPKDNACVVWRLIDGKPGHENQTLGLCRALDHLLPIERMDIPVRPKLTHLSDWLMRCFPDGVDLPVPDLILGAGHATHFALLAARRKYGGHSVVLMKPSLPLRLFDLCIAPQHDQPDANNVIVTRGVLNPIEASPLLPKEQVLFLIGGNSGHFDWNDNRVIRQVLSIAGTGTRNHFMLTNSRRTPTSFLPELRGRSQGNLEIIPWEQTDSGWVGSQLSRSHTVWVTEDSVSMIYEALTSGAVVGLLQLPGKRQGRVVCGIKSLVTDRQVTPFNVWQSDQEMAQQAAPFNEARRCADWIYNQWLK
- a CDS encoding zinc-finger domain-containing protein, producing the protein MTKNATIDQSVETIKVHQNDLPLCCPGKQTDAAEIHPRVFLPIEKTGLAVCPYCGASYELAD
- a CDS encoding branched-chain amino acid transaminase, yielding MSTFANRDGWIWLDGEMVPWREATTHVLTHTLHYGMGVFEGVRTYKTDKGPAIFRLQEHTDRLFQSAHILGMKIPYDSDTLIEAQKAAVKENSLESAYLRPMCFYGSEGMGLRADNLQVHVMIAAWEWGSYLGEENMKNGIRVRVSSFTRHHVNITMCRAKANGNYMNSMLALKEALDDGYDEALLLDTQGFVMEGSGENVFIVKNGVIYTPDLSSALDGITRRTLFVLAEELGIPVVEKRITRDEVYIADEAFFTGSAAEVTPIREVDNRAIGNGGRGPITERLQALYFDQVEGHRDEHPEWLTYV